A part of Cyanobacteriota bacterium genomic DNA contains:
- a CDS encoding rod-binding protein — translation MEINPAVLSQALLNGGRLTSLETKPQANQTNFDNNSLLSPEQQRTKAKETAADFEAMFVQLSLKEMRPKMEGGLFNDGLAQDVFYQFMDEAIAKEISHSTNNFGIADAMLRQGL, via the coding sequence ATGGAAATCAATCCAGCTGTGCTATCTCAAGCCTTGTTGAATGGTGGTCGTTTAACGTCACTTGAAACCAAGCCACAAGCAAATCAAACAAACTTTGACAACAACTCACTACTAAGCCCAGAACAACAAAGAACCAAAGCTAAAGAAACTGCAGCAGACTTTGAAGCTATGTTTGTCCAGCTCTCACTTAAAGAGATGCGTCCAAAAATGGAAGGTGGTTTGTTTAACGACGGACTTGCCCAGGATGTTTTTTATCAATTTATGGATGAAGCCATAGCCAAAGAAATCTCACACTCAACAAACAATTTTGGTATTGCCGATGCGATGTTAAGACAAGGGCTTTAG